Proteins from one Eubalaena glacialis isolate mEubGla1 chromosome 8, mEubGla1.1.hap2.+ XY, whole genome shotgun sequence genomic window:
- the AOC1 gene encoding amiloride-sensitive amine oxidase [copper-containing] — protein sequence MGRKTLALSWAGAAVLVLQTLAAAEGSPRTPGNKGRVFADLSAQELKAVHSFLWSQKELRLQPSSTLTMAKNSVFLIEMLLPKKQHVLKFLDKGHRPPVREARAVIFFGAQERPNITEFAVGPLPRPHYMRHLPHKPGHQASWASRPISKAEYTLLSHTLEEASKPLHQFFRRTTGFMFGHCHERCLTFTDVAPRGLASGQRRSWFILQRHMEGYFLHPTGLELLVDHASTNPQDWTVEQVWYNGKFYRSPAELAQKYDDGEVDAVVLEDPLAKDKDGESLPEAALFSFYQPRGDFAITMNGPRLVQPEGPRYSLEGNTVLYGGWSFTFRLRSSSGLQVLDVHFGGERIAYEVSVQEAVALYGGHTPAGMQTKYMDVGWGLGSVTHELAPGVDCPETATFLDALHYYDADGPVLYPRALCLFEMPTGVPIRRHFNSNFSDGFNFYAGLKGQVLVLRTTSTVYNYDYIWDFIFYPNGVMEAKMHATGYVHATFYTPEGLRHGTRLHTHLIGNMHTHLVHYRVDLDVAGTKNSFQTLQMKLENTTNPWSPRHRLVQPALQETRYSRERQAAFSFRQTLPKYLLFTSPQENPWGHKRSYRLQIHSMADQVLPPGWQEERAVTWARYPLAVTKYRESELRSSSIYNQNDPWDPPVVFEEFLRNNENIEDEDLVAWVTVGFLHIPHAEDIPNTATPGNSVGFLLRPFNFFPEDPSLASRDLVVVWPLENGSTYVQHWIPEEDGGCLMPPPFSYNGTYRPV from the exons ATGGGGCGGAAGACCCTGGCCCTCAGCTGGGCGGGTGCTGCCGTCCTGGTGCTACAGACGTTGGCCGCGGCAGAGGGCTCCCCACGGACCCCCGGCAACAAGGGCAGGGTGTTTGCGGACCTGAGCGCCCAAGAGCTGAAGGCCGTGCACAGCTTCCTTTGGTCCCAGAAGGAGCTGAGGCTGCAGCCATCCAGCACATTGACCATGGCCAAGAACTCCGTGTTCCTCATTGAGATGTTGCTGCCCAAGAAGCAACACGTGCTGAAATTTCTGGATAAAGGCCACCGGCCTCCCGTTCGGGAAGCACGCGCTGTCATCTTCTTCGGAGCCCAGGAGCGTCCCAACATCACCGAGTTTGCTGTGGGACCACTGCCCAGGCCCCATTACATGCGACACCTGCCCCACAAGCCCGGGCACCAGGCCTCCTGGGCCTCCAGGCCCATCTCCAAGGCAGAGTATACCCTCCTGAGCCACACCCTGGAGGAGGCCAGCAAGCCCCTGCACCAGTTTTTCCGTCGCACCACGGGCTTCATGTTTGGACACTGCCACGAGCGGTGCCTGACGTTCACAGACGTGGCGCCCCGTGGCTTGGCCTCCGGCCAGCGCCGCTCTTGGTTCATCTTGCAGCGCCATATGGAAGGCTACTTCTTGCACCCCACTGGGCTGGAGCTCCTGGTGGATCATGCGAGCACGAACCCCCAAGACTGGACGGTGGAGCAGGTCTGGTACAACGGGAAGTTCTACCGCAGCCCCGCAGAGCTGGCTCAGAAGTATGACGACGGAGAGGTGGATGCGGTAGTCCTGGAAGACCCGCTCGCCAAGGACAAGGATGGAGAGAGCCTACCAGAGGCAGCCCTCTTCTCCTTCTACCAGCCACGTGGGGACTTCGCCATCACCATGAACGGCCCCCGCCTGGTGCAGCCCGAGGGCCCCCGCTATAGCCTGGAGGGCAACACCGTGCTCTATGGGGGCTGGAGCTTCACCTTCCGGCTGCGCTCGTCCTCGGGGCTGCAGGTCCTGGACGTGCACTTCGGAGGTGAGCGTATAGCCTACGAGGTGAGCGTGCAGGAGGCCGTGGCGCTGTACGGAGGACACACACCCGCAGGCATGCAGACCAAGTACATGGACGTCGGCTGGGGCTTGGGCAGCGTCACTCATGAGCTGGCCCCTGGCGTCGACTGCCCGGAGACGGCCACCTTCCTGGATGCCCTCCACTACTACGACGCCGACGGTCCTGTCCTCTACCCCCGCGCCCTCTGTCTCTTCGAGATGCCCACGGGGGTGCCCATCCGGCGGCACTTTAACTCCAACTTCAGCGACGGCTTCAACTTCTATGCAGGCCTCAAGGGCCAGGTGCTGGTGCTGAGGACCACTTCAACGGTCTACAATTATGACTATATCTGGGACTTCATCTTCTACCCCAATGGGGTGATGGAGGCCAAGATGCACGCCACCGGCTATGTCCACGCCACCTTCTACACCCCCGAGGGGCTGCGCCATGGGACCCGCCTGCACACACACCTGATCGGCAACATGCACACCCACCTAGTGCATTACCGCGTTGACCTGGACGTGGCAG GCACCAAGAATAGCTTCCAGACCCTGCAGATGAAGCTAGAAAACACCACCAACCCCTGGAGCCCGAGACACCGCCTGGTCCAGCCGGCTCTCCAGGAGACAAGGTACTCCCGGGAGCGCCAGGCGGCCTTCAGCTTCAGACAGACTCTGCCCAAGTACCTGCTGTTTACCAGCCCCCAGGAGAACCCCTGGGGCCACAAGCGCAGCTACCGACTGCAGATCCACTCCATGGCTGACCAAGTGCTGCCCCCGGGCTGGCAGGAGGAGCGGGCTGTCACctgggccag GTATCCCCTGGCAGTGACCAAATACCGGGAGTCTGAGCTACGCAGCAGCAGCATCTACAACCAGAACGACCCCTGGGACCCACCTGTGGTCTTTGAGGAGTTTCTGCGCAACAACGAGAACATTGAAGACGAG GACCTGGTGGCCTGGGTCACAGTGGGCTTCCTGCACATCCCCCACGCAGAGGACATCCCCAACACAGCCACGCCCGGGAACTCCGTGGGCTTCCTGCTCAGGCCCTTCAACTTCTTCCCAGAGGACCCGTCCCTGGCGTCCAGAGACCTTGTGGTCGTGTGGCCTCTGGAAAATGGCTCCACctatgtccagcactggatcccTGAGGAGGACGGGGGCTGCTTGATGCCTCCCCCTTTTAGCTACAATGGAACCTACAGGCCTGTTTGa